The Fictibacillus phosphorivorans genomic sequence GGAAGACCATTCTTCCGATTCTCCCCAAGCCATTAATTGCAATTTTTGCTTTCATGAAGCTGCTCCTTCCAATGTGTTATACTCTATCTTGTATCTATCTGTAATTAGTATATCATATTAGAACTTGAAAAGAACATACTTTTATTTAAATTAGGCTGAAAAAGGGCTCATATAGATAAAAACAGACCTGAATTAGTTATCAGGTCTGTTTTTTTGTTTGTTAAGTAATAATAGAACATCATTTTCTAATTCTACAAGAGAGCCATTATTCATGATAATTACATCTGCCAGTTCCTTTTTCTCTGTGATCGGCATCTGCGAGTGAATTCTAGACAATGCTTGCTTCTCTGAAAAATGGTCACGGTTGATCAATCTTTGAAGTTGCAGTTCTGGGGCAGTATAGACTAACCACGTTCGATCAACCATATGTGTCAGGTTACTCTCAAATAAGAGTGGTATATCCATAACCACTAAAGACTCACCTGAACGTTGATAAGCATCTGCTTGCCGTTTCATTTCCTTCCTTACCGCAGGATGAACAATCTCGTTCAACATTGTTCTTTTTTCTGAATCATTGAAGATGATTTCTCCTAACGCTGCTCTGTTTATTGTCTTGTCATCATTTAATATTTGGTCCCCAAAACAAGCCACGATCTTCTCATACGCTTCTTTCTCTGGCATAACAACTTCTCTTGAAATAATATCGGCATCAACAACAGGAATTCCTTGACTCTTGATGATGTTGCTGACTGTTGACTTCCCTGTAGCGATGCCTCCTGTTAATCCAATAATCACAGTTATCCTCCACGGTTACATTTTTAATAATCCCATTACGATCAGCAAAACTCCTGGCAGAACGGACAATCCCTTCATCCAGTTTGTTTTGTTAAAAAGATATAATCCTAGTATCATACCACCCCATAAGAATAAGGCACTCATCAACGCAATGGTAATGGTGGTTAATGAAGGTGACAGATCGATGAGTGCAGCGCCTATTCCTGCTCCAAATGCATCAAGCGATAATGCTATTCCAAGCAATACGGCTTCTAAGCCCGTAATCGATCCAGACTTATCGATATCAGCCATAACTGGTTTCTTTAGAATGTGTATGACGATTCCTAACGATTTGATTTCAAAAAGCACAATGTTCTTAGGTTCTTTTTCCAAGCACTCAACGTTCTCTTTTTCTGGTAAGAAAACCTGCCATAGAGAGTAGATTCCGATTCCTAGAAGAATCACGCCTCCCAATATCTCACCTGTCTTAGGTGAAATAAATTGTTCTAACGTAAATCCAAGCAACATCGAAAGTAAAAAGGTAACAGCTGAACAAATTGCGATGATGATAATGGAGCGAAAAGGAATTTTAATGGATTTCATTCCATACGTTAATCCGGCTCCAAAACTGTCCAGGCTGACGGCTAGTGCCAACAAAACAAAAGAGTAAGCCACCATTGTTCCTGTACTCCTTTCAGTTAACGGTAAACGTAGTATATGAAAGGAGCACAGAAATGGTTTATTTTTGACAAGTCTTACAAATATGAGTGCCTCTACCTGCTACAACTAATCGTTCAATCTCGGTACCACATACACGACATGCTTCATTTTTTCGACCGTAAACAAATAGTTTCAGCTGATAGCCACCTGTCTCACCAACCGCGTTCGTGTAAGAGCGGATCGAGCTTCCCCCGTGTTTCACAGACTCAGAAAGAATTTCTGTAATGGCGGTTTTCAATTTCTTTAACCGGGGCTGACTTAATTTATTTGCTGAGGTCTCTGGATGGATTCCAGCCTGAAATAATACTTCATCGACATAAATGTTGCCTAAACCAGCAATAAGAGTCTGATCTAACAATACCGATTTTATGTTACGTTTTCGATTAGCAAACAGCTTTTTTAAGAGTGCAGCTGTTAAAGAATCTGATAATGGTTCTATACCTAAAGTTTTCAATGGTGCATGACTTTCTTCTGTTCCTTTTGGATACAGATGCATCGTCCCAAATTTTCTCACATCTCGATATCTTAGTTCGGTTCCATCAGAGAACTGAAAAATAACATGTGTATGTTTATCAGCAGGTTCATCTTTTTGATTCAACCCATATTTCCCTTCCATCCTTAGGTGAGAAACTAATACATCCTCATCAAGATGAAAAATTAAAAACTTACCTCTTCGATACACACTTTGAAAGGTTTGACCTTTTAGTTTCAAAATGAATTCTTCTGTCCCAGGATGTTTAATAATATTTTCCCAGTATATTTTCACATCTGTAATCATCTTTCCTGGAAGAAATCGATTCAAAGTGTTTTTGACATTTTCGACCTCAGGTAACTCAGGCATTCTTTCACCAACCTTATTAGAAAAACAGCACCCTGAATCTAGAGGATGCTGTTTGTACTATTATTTTGCTTCGAACCAGGAATCTCCCCAATTCACATCTACCTTTAATGGTACATCAAGTTCTACTGCTGATTCCATCACTTCGCAAACAATCTCTTCTAGTTTTTGCAGCTCATTTTCAGGTACTTCAAAAATAAGTTCATCATGTACAGTGAGCAGCATTTTTGCTTCAAGTTTCTCGTCGATTAAACGTTGATCCATATCGACCATCGCTTTTTTTATGATGTCTGCAGCTGTTCCTTGAATCGGTGTGTTCATTGCTGTTCTTTCTGCAAAACTACGCAGGTTAAAGTTTCGACTATTAATTTCAGGCAGATAACGTCGTCTATGAAGCAGAGTTGAAACAAACCCTTTTTGCTTGGCTTCAGAAACACTGTCCTTCATATACTGTTGAACACCAGGGAAACTATCCAAATAGGATGCAATAAATTCTCCAGCTTCTTTTCTCGTGATCCCTAGGCTTTGTGATAAGCCATAATCACTGATTCCGTATACGATTCCAAAGTTTACAGCTTTAGCGTGTCTTCTCATCTCAGAAGTAACTTCGCTTTCTTCTACATGAAAGACGTCCATGGCCGTTTTCGTATGAACATCCATCTCTGTCTTAAAGGCTTCCATCAAGTTTTCATCTTGAGAGATATGAGCCAATACGCGCAGTTCGATCTGTGAATAATCAGCCGCAAGGATTTTCCATCCAGGCTGTGAGGCAACAAAGGCATGTCTGATCTTTCTTCCTGCTTCTAATCGAATCGGAATGTTTTGAAGGTTCGGATCGATAGAACTCAGTCTTCCCGTTTGCGCGAGAACCTGATTAAAGCGTGTATGAATCTTACCCGTATCTTCTTTTACTACTTTTAGCAGACCTTCAATATAAGTAGATCGTAACTTTCCGAGCTGACGATAGATAAGGATCTTATTGATGATCTCATGTTTGCCTTCTAACTTCTCTAATACATCAACAGAAGTTGAGTAACCCGTCTTTGTCTTCTTCACAGGCGGCAAGTCCAACTTCTCAAATAATATTTCGCCCAACTGTTTAGGCGAGTTTATATTAAATGATACTCCAGCAAGTTCGTGAATATCTTTTTCAAGTGAAGTTAATTGTATGTCTAAGTCAGCACCCATCTTTTGAAGGGTATCTGATTTTACTTTTACGCCGAACTCTTCCATCTTGGCTAATACGAGAGCTAATGGCATCTCTAGCTGATAGAATAGATCACTCTGCTCATTTTCTTTTAACTTCTCATCGAGCAGGTCGCTCAATTCAAAGACAGTATATGCTTTTCTAGAAAGATGCTCAGCAAGAACAGCTTCATCTTCTGGCAGTTTTTTCTTAGCCCCTTTACCATATACTGCTTCATTCACGTCAACATTAGATTTGCCATACTGCTTCGCAACATCTGCTACTTCATCTAACGATTCAGAAGGATTTAGGAGATAGGAAGCCAGCTGGATATCAAAATCAATACCATTTAACAAGATACCTTGTCCGTGTAACGCTACATGCGCTCTCTTCGCATCAAACATTCTCTTCTTTTGGTTCTCATCTTGCAGCCATTCCTGAAATTCTTCTGATTGATCAGCAAGACTCGAAGGGATATAAAATGTTCCCGCATCATTACTTACAGCGTAACCATGAATTTTAGCTTTATGATAATCTTCTGTTAACGTTTCTACGATCAGGGATGAAGGACTTTTTAACATGTCAGCTTCAATTTTCGTTACCGTTTTGAAGTTAAGTTCTTCTTTTTCCTCATCCTGAAGAATTTCATCATCTCCGCCTAATCGTTCGAGCAATGAATTGAACCCTAACTCTTTGAAAAGAGGAAATACAGAAGACGTTTCATAACCATCATAATTCGTTTCTTCCAGACTGACTTCAATAGGAGCTTCTTTCGTTATCGTAGCAAGCTCTTTACTCATAATAGCTTGCTCTTTATTCTCTGTTAATCGTTCTTTAAGCTTAGCACCTGAAATCTCATCTATTGAATCAAGAACTTTTTCAATCGTTCCATATTGCTTGATCAACTTGATCGCAGTTTTTTCACCAACTCCAGGTACTCCCGGAATATTGTCGGAAGGGTCTCCCATAAGGCCCTTCATATCTATGATTTGATGAGGTGTAATTCCGTAGCGCTCGTTCACTTGTTCTACGGTATAAGCCTCAACCTCAGTGATTCCTTTTCTAGTTAACACGACTTCAACATCAGGCGTAACAAGTTGAAGTAGATCTTTATCTCCCGTAAATACTTTCACATCCCAGTTTCCATCTGCAGCATAAGAAGCAAGGGTTCCAATAATGTCATCTGCTTCATAATTTTCAAGCTCATAACGTTTGATTTTAAATGCATCTAATAACTGTCTGATAAACGGAAACTGCTCAGATAATTCTGGTGGGGTTTTCTGACGGCCGCCTTTATATTCACCAAATGTCTTATGGCGGAATGTTGTTTTTCCGGCATCAAAAGCAACGAGGATATGTGTAGGCTTCTCATCTTCTAAGATTTTCAAGAGCATCTGTGTAAACCCGTACACAGCGTTTGTATAAACACCTTTATCGTTGTTTAAAAGAGGTAGAGCAAAAAAAGCTCTGTATGCAATACTATTTCCATCAATAAGTACTAATTTATTTGTTTTTGCCAAGTCCGTAACCTCCTGAGGACATTTCTTCTATCATCTATTGTATCACGATGACAACGAGAAACAAAAAAGTAGGAACAGAAGAGCTCTTAGGCATAAAAAAGGCGAGAATCCATGAAGGACTCTCGCTAAGGGGGTACTGAAAAAGGATACTTTAATCATAAGTTTGAACTGTTAACTAAAGAAAACAAGTGTGTAAAGGAATTGTAAATCTTACAACTCCAACTTCTTCGGAAATAGAATCGTAAACTGAGACCCTTCCCCTGGCTTACTCTGAACTTCAATAGTTCCGTGATGCGCTTCCACAAGATGCTTGACTATGGCAAGCCCTAGTCCAGTACCTCCTGAATTTCTACTTCTAGCTTTATCTACACGGTAGAACCGTTCGAATATTCGTGGAATCTCACTTTCCTTAATGCCGATTCCTGTATCTTTGATCAGTAACTTCACATGGTCTTCCAATTCTTCCACGCTTACGTTTACGCGACCACCAGCAGGAGTGTACGTTAAGCTGTTTGATACAAGGTTGATCACGATCTGCTTCAAACGAGGTGAATCTCCATCCATAACCGTTTCACCAGAAATATCTACGGATAGAGCAATACCTTTCTTTTCAGCTTTTGGCTGAAGAATCTCAAAGGTATCGTTCACTAAAGCACCAAGATCAACAGATTGAGTTTCTAGGTGAAACCCTTGTTCACTTTTAGAAAGATCTAACAAGTCTTGTATTAATGCCTGTAGCCGATCACTTTCATTTAACATGATCGTTAAAAACTTGTTACGATATTCTTCATTCTCACCAGCACCATCTAATAAAGTCTCTGCAAAACCTTTTAAAGAAGTGATCGGTGTTTTAAGTTCATGTGAGACATTAGCCACGAAATCTTTCCTTACTTGCTCGAGTTTCTTAAGCTCTGTAATATCGTGAAAAACAAGCACGATTCCTTTAAGCTTACCTCTTGCGTTCATAACAGGAGCACTATAGACATCAAAATGTTTTGTATCAATGTGAATAGGGATAACCGTATTTCTTCTCACCTTTTTTTCAGTTAGATACGTTTCTTTTACAATATCCTTGATGGATGTGTAAGGAAATACTTCATAGAAAAGATGACCCGTCCAATAATCTGTATGTTCTTTAAACAGTTCTTTGAACGTTTTGTTTACTAAGTTGATATAGCCGTTTTTATCAATAAGAATAAGTCCGCTTCCCATATTCTCTATTAATGTTATCAAGCGATCATGCTGAGATTCTTGGGATTTTGTCATCTTCTCTAAGTTTCGTGCTAAAACGTTTAATGAGTAGTTTAATTCTCCGATATCTTCTCCAAAATACTCATAGGTTCTTGCTTTAAAATTACCTTTTGCAAGCTCTTTCGCAGTCTGGGTCGCCTCTTCTACAGGTCTGACAATCTTATGAATCACTTTAAGAGACACGTATAAAATGATGATAAAACAGATCAGGAAACCGATCGACATCATGATCCAAATCGATCTTTCTTCCGATTCTGCTGCACCTTCTGGTATAACGACCTGAATATATCCTGTCTCGTCTCTCTTTTTTAACGTATAGTATAATTTGCCGTTCTCATTCTTTTGAGCTAGTTTCTCACTATTCGGCACATTTTCTTTTTTGAACAAAGACATGTTTCTTGGACTATTTATGTCCGATGAATATTTCACGTTCCAATCTGAATCCAGGACATAAATCTCACCATCTAAATCTTTAGATGCCGTTCTTAAAAGATTCATGATGACTAGCTTTGATTCTTCAGTCTTGAGAACTTGTTCGATCAAACTTAATTCACCTTTATAAAAAGCCATTCTTTTATCTTTCACACTATGATGGACAATGTTCCCCATGATTAGAGCTAATAGAATAAAAACCAATAAAATACCGAGCAGGAAAAAGGTAAGTACTCGGTTCTTAAAATCATGCATTATTGAGGCTCCTCTAGCTTATATCCTAATCCCCTTATGGTTTTAATATAAATTGGCTTACGTGTATTAGTCTCGATTTTCTCTCTTAAATGACTGATATGAACATCAACAATTCGAGTATCCCCTACAAAATCATAGTTCCAAACTGCAGAAAGCAGCTGTTCCCTCGAAAGGACACGACTCTTATGTCTAGCAAGATAGACGAGCAGTTCAAATTCTTTTGGTGTAAGTTCTAGTGCTTTCTCCTTGAAATATGCTTCATAGTTTTCCGGATAAATATCAACTTCACCAATTTTAAGGTGCTCTACTTCTTCTTTTTTCTTTTCTGATTCTGTATTGACTGATGTTGACCTGCGGAGGATTGCCTTTACCCTTGCAACTACTTCTCTTGGACTGAATGGTTTCGTCATATAATCGTCCGCACCTAACTCAAGGCCTAACACCTTATCAAACTCATCATCCTTAGCCGTTAACATGAGAATAGGAATATTTAGTTTTCTTAAACGGAGTTCTTTACATACTTCTATTCCATCCATTTCTGGCAGCATAAGGTCTAATATGATTAGATTAGGTTCTTCGCTTTCCGCTTTTTCTAATCCACTCTTGCCATCCATTGCCGTAACTACTTGAAATCCTGCTTGTTCTAAGTTAAATTGCAACAATGTTGAGATCGAAATTTCATCTTCTACTACGAGTAACTTTTGGCTCATCATATTCCCACCTTTTTACGACTTGTACAAATTCATCATACTATTTTTTTTATAGTGTGTACAAAAAACGCAAAATTTTCATAGTGGCTTTACATATACTTAACATTTCCTTTACATTAAGGAGTTTTATTCTTATATTTCCTTCTATTCTACGGATTTAATCGTAATTACTACATATAAAACTGCTTCAAAAAATGAACGTAAAAATAAACCTTTCAAATGAAAGGTTTAGAAATTTTCCATCGTATTAGATGTAATTGATTTTGTAGCATATGGGGGACAAACTTGCAAAGTGCTCTTCAGCACTTCAATTCCTTCCTCATTTTCAGCTCTAACGTTCATATTAACAATATGCTTATCTCTGTTAACTTCCGTAATTTGAAACAAAAAAGTTAATTTCGAATAATGATAAACGGGTTTAATAAATGTAAAACTGGATTCTACGATGGAACTACCAGGACCCGGTAAATATTTTGATACCGCTGATGTCACCATTCCCATTAACATAACCTGAGGGACGACGGGCTTTTTATAAGGTGTTAGTGTTGCATAATCGTGTTGGATAAATAATGGGTTATTGTCATTCGTTAAGCCTAAATACAGAAGAAGATCTTTATCTTCTATCGTTTCTTGCATCTCTAATTTTTCTCCAGCTTGGATCTCATCTATTTTTCTTCCAAGTTTTCGTTTTTTTCCTATCAGCATTTAATAACCCCCTCTTTATGATAACGCTTTCATTATTTATAGGAGAAAAGATTCGGGAGTTAACCCGAATCTCTCACACGCTTATGCTAATACTTTCATAACTGATTTAACAGATTCAGCCGATTGATCGAGCGCTGCTTTCTCTTCTGCAGTCAGCTCAAGTTCGATGATCTCTTCTAGACCACCACCGCCAAGAATCGTTGGAACGCCAAGACAGATACCATCGTATCCATATTCACCTTCTAAGAAAGCGATAGATGGAAGCACTCTACGCTGATCTTTAACAATCGCTTCTACCATCTCAACTAAAGAAGCTGCTGGAGCATAATAAGCAGATCCGTTACCTAAGAGATTAACGATCTCTCCTCCACCTTTACGTGTGCGCTCAACAATTGCATCTAGACGTTCTTTAGAGATTAATTTCTCTAACGGAATTCCACCTGCATAAGAGTAGCGTACGAGTGGCACCATATCGTCTCCGTGACCACCAAGAACAAAACCAGTAACATCTTTTACAGAAACGTTAAGCTCCATAGCAACAAACGTACGGAAACGTGCTGTATCTAGTATTCCAGATTGTCCGATTACACGGCTTTTAGGGAAACCAGACTCTTTTAATACAGTGTAAGTCATCGCATCAACTGGATTTGTTAAAACGATAATCGTGCAATCAGGAGAATGTTTAACGATTTCTTTCGTTACACTTTTCATGATCCCAGCGTTTGTGTTCACGAGGTCATCACGGCTCATCCCAGGCTTACGAGCAATTCCCGCTGTTATGACCACTACATCAGATTCAGCTGTATCTGCATAATCGCTAGTACCTGTAATTGACGCATCAAAACCTTGAACAGGACTTGCTTCCATCATGTCGAGCGCTTTACCTTTTGTAGGGTTTTCCATTTGAGGAATATCAACTAATACTACATCCCCAACTTCTTTTTGACCTAAGATAAAAGCCGTTGTTGCTCCTGTAAATCCTCCACCAATAACCGAAATCTTTTTTCGTTTGTTAGCCATGTCTTCCCCTCCAGGAACAGTTTTAAAAGTATAAATGATGTTGAGAAAACCCCTTATAAAAAGGGGTCGTTTAGATTACATGTTTTTAATTAGTTCGTCAGCAAACTCAGAACATTTAACTTCTGTAGCGCCGTCCATCAAACGTGCGAAATCGTAAGTAACAACTTTACTTGCGATTGTGTTTTCCATAGAAGAAAGTACTAATTTAGCAGCTTCTCCCCATCCTAGATGTTCAAGCATCAACACACCTGAAAGAATTACAGATGATGGGTTTACTTTATCAAGACCAGCATACTTTGGTGCAGTACCATGAGTTGCTTCAAAGATAGCATGTCCTGTTTCGTAGTTGATGTTAGCACCTGGTGCGATACCGATACCACCAACTTGTGCTGCAAGAGCATCAGAGATGTAATCTCCATTTAAGTTCATTGTAGCAACTACATCAAACTCAGCTGGACGAGTTAAGATCTGTTGTAAGAAGATATCAGCGATAGAGTCTTTAACAATGATCTTTCCTGCAGCTTCAGCATCTGCTTGTGCTTTGTTTGCAGCATCTTTTCCGCTTTCTTCAACGATACGGTCATACTGAGCCCATGTGAATACTTTGTCACCAAACTCAGCTTCTGCTAACTCATATCCCCAGTTCTTGAAAGCACCCTCTGTATACTTCATGATGTTTCCTTTATGAACTAAAGTTACACTCTTACGTCCTTCGTTGATCGCATATTGAATAGCTGCACGAACAAGACGTTGAGTACCTTCTGAAGATACAGGCTTGATACCAATACCAGAAGTTTCAGGGAAACGGATTTTGTTAGCACCCATTTCATCTTGTAGGAATTGAATCAACTTTTTAACTTCATCAGATCCACTTGCATATTCGATACCAGCATAGATATCTTCTGTATTCTCACGGAAAATAACCATGTTTGTGTCTTCAGGACGTTTAACTGGTGAAGGAACACCTTTAAAGTATTGAACAGGACGTAGACAAGTAAATAGATCTAACTCTTGTCTTAAAGCAACGTTTAAAGAACGGATCCCTCCGCCTACTGGCGTTGTTAAAGGTCCTTTAATCGCAATTATGTAATCGCGAATCACATCAAGAGTTTCTGCAGGAAGCCACTCACCTGTTTGGTTAAATGCTTTCTCTCCTGCTAATACTTCTTTCCAAACGATCTTTTTCTCACCATTATATGCTTTTTCAACAGCAGCTTCTAATACACGTGAAGCAGCAGCCCAAATATCAGGACCTGTACCGTCACCTTCGATAAAAGGGATCACCGGTTGATTTGGTACGTTTAATACACCATTGTCGACTGTAATACGTTCTCCGTTAGACATTTTTAAAATTCCTCCTAATTCTTGTATTGCATGTACTTTACTAGTCTACTAAAAAACATAGGTAAAAGAGAAGAAGAATCCCTTCTCTTTTTATGATATAACCTATTGTTTTTATATTATCTTTGTTCTAAAGCAACATATTGCTGCATATCAGGTCCGATATATTCAGCACGAGGGCGAATCAAACGGTTGTTTTCGTATTGCTCTAAGATATGTGCAATCCATCCGGAAACACGGCTGATCGCAAAGATCGGCGTGAATAGGTCATGATCGATGCCTAAGCTGTGATATACACTAGCAGAATAGAAGTCTACGTTTGGCAACAAGCCTTTTTTCTGCTTAAGCGTCTCATCAATCTTAACGCTCATCGTGTACCATTTCTCTTCACCCGTGATAGATGTTAGTTGTTTAGACATTTCACGTAAGTGTTTTGCGCGTGGATCGCCGTTCTTGTATACACGGTGCCCAAAGCCCATAATCTTTTGTTTGTTCTCAATCGCGTTATCCAAGTAAGATTCTACGTTTGCTTCCTCACCGATTTCAGAAAGCATCTTCATTACCTGTTCGTTCGCTCCACCATGTAGTGGTCCTTTTAAAGCGCCAATCGCTGCTGTGATTCCTGAATAGATATCAGAAAGTGTAGCCACACATACACGTGCTGTGAACGTGGATGCATTTAGCTCATGGTCAGCATGTAATACTAATGCTTTGTTAAAAGCAGTTTCAGAAATTTCATCAGGCTCTTTGCCTGTAAGCATATATAGGAAGTTAGCTGCATAGCTAAGTTCTTTTTTAGGAGCAATAGGATCTTTTCCTTCCCTAATACGTGCAAATGCCGTTACAAGTGATGACATCTGAGCTTGAAGACGGATGGCCTTTTTGTAGTTTCCATCTGTAGACATATCCTCTGCTTCTGAATCATACATCGCTAATGTCGACACGATTGTACGAAGAACAGTCATAGGATGTGTATTCTTCAAAGGAAGCGATTTCATTTGTTCCAACAATTCTGCAGGCAGCTCACTAGCCTCAGCAAGTTCTGATTTAAATGAATCTAATTCAGATTGGGAAGGCAGTTTACCATTCCATAGCAAGTATACAACTTCCTCAAAAGTTGCATGTTCAGCTAAGTCATCAATGCTATATCCTCTATAGGTTAATACATCGTCAATGATAGAGCTGACAGAAGATGTCGTTGCAACAATTCCTTCTAATCCTCTTGTAGCTGTCATGGCTATCTCTCCTTTTTTTCTGTTATTCTCTCTTCTCCTTTAATTGTTTCACTTTTTAAAAAATAGAAAGAGCTTACATTTTCCTTTTAATAAAAAAGCTGGATTCAAGGTTACATTCCCAACTTTTTTAATCTCGAAACTGAGACTTGAAAAATGAAAGACTATTTAAAGGAAATGGGACATACACATCAATTATAAACAATAATCTGATATTTGTGAACGGATATCACTTAATTCGTGCTGAAAGCGTCATGAACCTGAAAACATCCCTACTAATTTCATGGCCATATAAGCGATTCCTGCTCCGATTAACGGTCCCACCGCCACACCTTGAAAAAGAGCGACGGCAAGGATTGTGCCAAAGACTAAAGCTGCCGTGATATGAGGATCATTCTGAAGCAAATGAAGTCCTTTACTTGCGATCACTGCAACGAAAATGCCAGATAATAGAGCAACCCATGCATAATAAGAACGCAAGGAGTCAGACAACTGTTTAAATCCGATCTCACCTGATGCTATCGGAACTAAGACGGCAATTGTTATGATCGTCACACCCCAGTTGATTCCTTTTTGCTGAATAGCAGGAAACCATTTGTCTCCCATACCGGTAAATTTTAACACTAACAAAAATGCCACTGCGACAATCAATGATTGATTTTTTGCAAGTAGGCCAATGATCAATAAACCTAATAAAAAAAGTAAAGGTCCCATCGTTTTCATTCCTTTCTAAAAGATTTGTACGAAAAGGCAGGTGAACACTATGTATGCTGAACTAACACATCGTTTGTTGCGCATAGGATTTATTATATTCCTTGCAATCGTCCTTATTTTTTCAGGCTATTATGTTTCTGCTATCCTTTATCCTTTTATAGCGGGCGCGATCATAGCACTGATGATCAACCCGTTTGTACGCTTTATCGTGGACCGATTTAAAGTGAATCGAGCTCTAGCCGTCATTCTTTCTATATTAGGCCTTTTAGGTGTAATTGTCTTGTTACTGACCTTGCTCATTCAAGAGATGATGACTGGTTTTGCTTATATTGCACATGAATTGCCCGCATATATTCAAGAGCTGGTCTTTTATTTTGAACGATCATTTAAAACGAACGTACTTCCTTTATATCAAGATTTACTCTCTATTTATAGCAAGTTGGGAACGGATCAGCAAGAAACGGTAATGGATAATATCGAGAAGATCGGAACCGGCATTACCACAAATGCGTCCAGTATGACACAGGCCGTGATTAATAGTGTCTCTCTAATGATCGTAAGTCTTCCAACTTTTTTAACGGTTTTTATCTTTTCGCTTCTCGCTGCTTTTTTTATTAGTAAGGATTGGTACCGTCTTACAGGATTTCTCAACACAATCTTCCCTGAAAAGTTAATCCAAACTGTCACAACGGTATA encodes the following:
- a CDS encoding MaoC family dehydratase — its product is MLIGKKRKLGRKIDEIQAGEKLEMQETIEDKDLLLYLGLTNDNNPLFIQHDYATLTPYKKPVVPQVMLMGMVTSAVSKYLPGPGSSIVESSFTFIKPVYHYSKLTFLFQITEVNRDKHIVNMNVRAENEEGIEVLKSTLQVCPPYATKSITSNTMENF
- a CDS encoding DUF441 domain-containing protein — protein: MGPLLFLLGLLIIGLLAKNQSLIVAVAFLLVLKFTGMGDKWFPAIQQKGINWGVTIITIAVLVPIASGEIGFKQLSDSLRSYYAWVALLSGIFVAVIASKGLHLLQNDPHITAALVFGTILAVALFQGVAVGPLIGAGIAYMAMKLVGMFSGS
- the mdh gene encoding malate dehydrogenase; this translates as MANKRKKISVIGGGFTGATTAFILGQKEVGDVVLVDIPQMENPTKGKALDMMEASPVQGFDASITGTSDYADTAESDVVVITAGIARKPGMSRDDLVNTNAGIMKSVTKEIVKHSPDCTIIVLTNPVDAMTYTVLKESGFPKSRVIGQSGILDTARFRTFVAMELNVSVKDVTGFVLGGHGDDMVPLVRYSYAGGIPLEKLISKERLDAIVERTRKGGGEIVNLLGNGSAYYAPAASLVEMVEAIVKDQRRVLPSIAFLEGEYGYDGICLGVPTILGGGGLEEIIELELTAEEKAALDQSAESVKSVMKVLA
- the citZ gene encoding citrate synthase, with translation MTATRGLEGIVATTSSVSSIIDDVLTYRGYSIDDLAEHATFEEVVYLLWNGKLPSQSELDSFKSELAEASELPAELLEQMKSLPLKNTHPMTVLRTIVSTLAMYDSEAEDMSTDGNYKKAIRLQAQMSSLVTAFARIREGKDPIAPKKELSYAANFLYMLTGKEPDEISETAFNKALVLHADHELNASTFTARVCVATLSDIYSGITAAIGALKGPLHGGANEQVMKMLSEIGEEANVESYLDNAIENKQKIMGFGHRVYKNGDPRAKHLREMSKQLTSITGEEKWYTMSVKIDETLKQKKGLLPNVDFYSASVYHSLGIDHDLFTPIFAISRVSGWIAHILEQYENNRLIRPRAEYIGPDMQQYVALEQR
- a CDS encoding response regulator transcription factor — encoded protein: MSQKLLVVEDEISISTLLQFNLEQAGFQVVTAMDGKSGLEKAESEEPNLIILDLMLPEMDGIEVCKELRLRKLNIPILMLTAKDDEFDKVLGLELGADDYMTKPFSPREVVARVKAILRRSTSVNTESEKKKEEVEHLKIGEVDIYPENYEAYFKEKALELTPKEFELLVYLARHKSRVLSREQLLSAVWNYDFVGDTRIVDVHISHLREKIETNTRKPIYIKTIRGLGYKLEEPQ
- the icd gene encoding NADP-dependent isocitrate dehydrogenase, whose protein sequence is MSNGERITVDNGVLNVPNQPVIPFIEGDGTGPDIWAAASRVLEAAVEKAYNGEKKIVWKEVLAGEKAFNQTGEWLPAETLDVIRDYIIAIKGPLTTPVGGGIRSLNVALRQELDLFTCLRPVQYFKGVPSPVKRPEDTNMVIFRENTEDIYAGIEYASGSDEVKKLIQFLQDEMGANKIRFPETSGIGIKPVSSEGTQRLVRAAIQYAINEGRKSVTLVHKGNIMKYTEGAFKNWGYELAEAEFGDKVFTWAQYDRIVEESGKDAANKAQADAEAAGKIIVKDSIADIFLQQILTRPAEFDVVATMNLNGDYISDALAAQVGGIGIAPGANINYETGHAIFEATHGTAPKYAGLDKVNPSSVILSGVLMLEHLGWGEAAKLVLSSMENTIASKVVTYDFARLMDGATEVKCSEFADELIKNM
- the ytvI gene encoding sporulation integral membrane protein YtvI — protein: MYAELTHRLLRIGFIIFLAIVLIFSGYYVSAILYPFIAGAIIALMINPFVRFIVDRFKVNRALAVILSILGLLGVIVLLLTLLIQEMMTGFAYIAHELPAYIQELVFYFERSFKTNVLPLYQDLLSIYSKLGTDQQETVMDNIEKIGTGITTNASSMTQAVINSVSLMIVSLPTFLTVFIFSLLAAFFISKDWYRLTGFLNTIFPEKLIQTVTTVYVELRKALFGFLKAQLTLISITACIVLVGLLLLRIDYAVTISVLIGAIDLLPYLGTGAVFLPWIAYCFLTGNYTLTIGLSILYGVVVIQRQIMEPKLLSQTIGLDPLATLVSLFAGFQLLGFIGLIIGPVILVVIRALYEAKFFHEIYQFVMKPIHK